The following are encoded together in the Leuconostoc mesenteroides subsp. mesenteroides ATCC 8293 genome:
- a CDS encoding phage tail tube assembly chaperone, whose protein sequence is MAVNTEKIKLNKFGIRKTVSIKKTFGLREEAIENSIKLGELADTEGMEFIDIQKNELKSSKIKMDVIKSIFGISDEEMDELTHSVSSKQFSDAYEYVELMMMGVSEEEYENLVKLASESQEEVNEEDPKEDLVE, encoded by the coding sequence ATGGCAGTTAATACAGAAAAAATTAAGTTGAATAAGTTCGGAATTCGCAAGACGGTATCTATAAAAAAGACATTTGGTTTGCGAGAAGAAGCGATTGAAAACAGCATAAAACTCGGTGAACTTGCTGATACTGAGGGTATGGAGTTTATTGATATCCAGAAAAATGAGTTGAAATCTAGCAAAATTAAGATGGACGTAATCAAGTCAATTTTTGGTATTTCTGACGAAGAAATGGACGAACTAACCCATAGTGTATCATCTAAACAATTTTCAGATGCTTATGAATATGTAGAACTGATGATGATGGGCGTTAGCGAAGAAGAATACGAAAATCTTGTTAAGCTTGCTTCTGAAAGTCAAGAAGAGGTAAATGAAGAAGACCCAAAAGAAGATTTGGTCGAATAA
- a CDS encoding DUF806 family protein has translation MILPIFEVQELIEAMSFADVVFVTSIDEEYLENVTSTVVLVTETVNDLDKRANNRFRNMNYGVEVQIFYGINFTKPILDTEISLARLLEKNDWQTTQSKSHTNDPKTNQVTKVFYFEKNYILED, from the coding sequence ATGATACTACCCATTTTTGAAGTTCAAGAACTCATAGAAGCAATGAGTTTTGCTGATGTTGTTTTTGTAACAAGTATCGATGAAGAATATCTCGAAAATGTCACCTCAACAGTAGTTCTTGTGACCGAAACGGTTAACGACTTGGATAAGAGAGCCAACAACCGTTTTAGAAACATGAATTATGGTGTTGAAGTACAGATATTTTACGGAATTAACTTCACCAAGCCAATTCTTGACACAGAAATATCATTGGCAAGGCTATTAGAAAAAAACGATTGGCAAACAACCCAATCTAAATCACATACCAATGACCCGAAGACTAATCAAGTCACTAAGGTCTTTTATTTTGAAAAAAATTATATTTTGGAGGATTAA
- a CDS encoding phage tail tape measure protein yields the protein MVERIQAEMATSIALDTLKATNSLRGLNDAVTSVKNAWKAQEAAAKSSGDYLKASQERYNGLSREMEAQKNKITELQQRQKGLDTSTKEGAESFLKYERNIQQANQKLASLESQQQRAKSSMEYQTSGLAKLQQEYKQMNQVSDSYVNLLKAEHNTRAANITSANNMKASLSNLSQQYVKQSEELKRIEQASGSASDAYKRQAVRVNETATNVANMKNELKLTQAEVNRANPYGLSKYASGANGAYRAAEKMGNGFRTAGQKIKDMAYSSSIAIVGIGAVSIKGAQAATNLQESYVKTLNLATTGGEKAAEAQKNVNQMQKDGAKYSVQYGKSQQAIAEGYQELIKRGYTSAEALGAMKSELQASVASGDDFNDVLSVTSQVVDAYGMRTDNAAKMTKNTKEVVNQLAYAADMTATDFQSLGKGMEYVGDSAHSAGFKLSETSAAMGILSNHGLEADKAGTGLRKVINSITGALSDQDAAQKGSAASIDSLNEKIADHQKKIADYQAAEKAGTKSSKSAASAIKTQQEAIEKLNGKIQAIKSGGTGDMLSKLGISRSQLVDSNGNLRDMTTIMGVINEKTKNMGTAQKNSVFNSLFGTTGQQAGIILAQNNKELDELNKKVEKSADGQGYVANLAKKNMTTVKAELQQFSQAGQAVMIMIGKQMLPVISEAAVKMAKAFNSKEGQDGLKKIADGVAWVGDKLVGLVEYIGTHTGQIKAFAEVFAGIWAFKKISDTIGWIKTAIGTYKEFNGVLKTTAALNTAANATGSVGGKAGATTMVETAATTRAAGAGGGLATVSTGAKVASVASKVVSGLGIALTAADVGGSIATAISSKKSSDKISAASKGAGAVIGGGIGAILGSIIPGAGTMAGAAIGAGIGDSLGSTKTAQSITKKLNKALKKAFSDNKITIKAPKVDAKDAYSDLNKASKKYYSEKQKQDLQDIKLLKKNGYLTEQEYQDRLKTIKEEGKKANSVEKLSQSDRTALTKYYSQQRQKLETSYNKTKQKDSNKWDSIIAKDAAKYGENSLQVQKDYKKKEQALAKDDQAKKKAVNKLTVKNATETTVEEAKLHTTLTGKIKLSNNEQVKLMDKLTKDKGRLTNKQLQDITSKSKEEYNNVKKYADKKLAAAQKAADEQLKKVTKAADKQRDNVVNAAKNQYKDAKNAADKQRDDTIKASENQFKGNSQWAKDQRKNVRDSANKQHDETVKAAKDQRDKTVDSANKQHDDIVGKATSQRNKTSNAATQQRNEVVDKAYKQKDSVLDAAGKQGNGVVNKAVLQANGSMEAASKQAKGTHSIWKGLGDFFNGLVKGFGIKSVDVKSGGDFGYKPATMQAFATGSRGVSGGKALVGEAGVEARYSPYSGKVDFLGTNGAQVVNLNPGDKILNANDTAKLFQGGLGKTLPGYAKGTSSIESFLSSMTKGASDIWDDVSDATSEAMEKLTNPVKTLTDMASKIFDVNKLEVGDTGHNSSSGMVKTSIEDGFGKMLSKLKSGFESSGNAGGGKGAPSGAGVTRWRSQVVDALKANGLSTSSSMVDKVLRQIQTESGGNEKAVQGNIGDVNNASGDLAKGLMQVISATFNAYKFPGHSNPFNGYDSLLAGLAYAKNRYGSNLSFLGQGHGYANGTITNTPHIANIAEGGMTEAVIPWDLSKKSRAMELLGETVTHFAQNTSSNTNVAESSDNNLSNMIEATNKTLNSVVELLAGILGQTTEANQSVDDIAMNKFSKAVIARAVRSAN from the coding sequence ATGGTTGAACGAATTCAGGCGGAGATGGCCACGTCTATTGCTTTAGACACTTTAAAAGCGACTAATAGTTTACGTGGTTTGAACGATGCTGTTACTTCTGTTAAAAACGCTTGGAAAGCTCAAGAGGCAGCGGCTAAATCATCGGGCGATTACTTAAAAGCATCGCAAGAGCGATACAACGGTCTGAGCCGAGAAATGGAAGCTCAGAAAAACAAAATAACTGAATTGCAACAACGTCAAAAGGGCTTAGACACCTCTACAAAAGAAGGTGCCGAGTCCTTTTTAAAATACGAAAGAAACATCCAACAGGCTAATCAAAAGTTAGCTAGCTTAGAGTCTCAGCAACAACGTGCTAAATCATCAATGGAGTATCAAACCAGTGGATTAGCAAAGTTGCAACAAGAATATAAGCAGATGAATCAAGTTTCTGATTCGTATGTCAACCTTTTGAAAGCAGAGCATAATACTAGAGCAGCTAATATTACTAGCGCTAATAATATGAAAGCCTCGCTATCAAACCTCTCCCAACAGTATGTTAAGCAATCAGAAGAGCTGAAAAGAATTGAACAAGCAAGCGGTTCAGCTAGTGATGCATACAAAAGGCAAGCTGTTCGAGTAAATGAAACGGCAACAAACGTTGCCAATATGAAAAATGAGTTGAAGTTAACTCAAGCAGAAGTTAACCGTGCTAATCCTTATGGGTTAAGCAAGTACGCAAGCGGAGCTAACGGTGCTTACCGTGCTGCTGAAAAGATGGGAAACGGGTTTCGTACCGCAGGTCAGAAAATCAAAGACATGGCATACAGTAGTAGCATTGCTATTGTTGGTATTGGTGCTGTTTCAATTAAGGGTGCTCAAGCTGCTACTAATCTTCAAGAATCTTATGTTAAGACATTAAATTTGGCTACAACAGGTGGTGAAAAAGCTGCTGAAGCTCAAAAAAATGTCAATCAGATGCAAAAAGATGGCGCAAAGTATTCCGTTCAGTATGGTAAGTCACAACAGGCTATTGCTGAAGGATATCAAGAGTTAATCAAGCGTGGTTACACCTCAGCTGAAGCTCTTGGTGCAATGAAGTCTGAATTACAAGCATCAGTAGCCTCAGGCGATGATTTTAATGATGTTTTGAGTGTTACTTCTCAGGTTGTTGATGCATACGGCATGCGTACCGATAACGCTGCTAAGATGACTAAAAACACCAAAGAAGTTGTTAACCAGTTAGCTTATGCAGCTGATATGACAGCCACCGACTTCCAATCTCTTGGTAAGGGAATGGAATACGTTGGTGATTCTGCTCATTCAGCGGGATTTAAGCTATCCGAAACATCTGCAGCCATGGGTATTCTTTCTAACCATGGTCTTGAAGCCGATAAAGCCGGTACTGGTTTACGTAAGGTTATTAACTCTATTACTGGTGCATTATCTGATCAAGATGCTGCACAAAAAGGTTCTGCTGCTTCAATTGATTCATTAAATGAAAAGATAGCAGACCATCAGAAAAAGATAGCGGACTATCAAGCAGCTGAAAAAGCTGGTACAAAGAGTTCTAAATCAGCTGCATCTGCCATTAAAACGCAGCAAGAAGCAATTGAAAAATTGAACGGTAAGATACAGGCAATTAAGTCTGGCGGTACCGGCGATATGCTCAGTAAATTGGGTATTAGTCGTAGCCAATTAGTTGATTCAAATGGTAACTTGCGTGATATGACAACTATCATGGGCGTTATTAACGAAAAAACTAAGAATATGGGTACTGCTCAAAAGAACTCAGTATTTAATAGTTTGTTCGGTACTACCGGTCAACAAGCTGGTATTATTTTAGCTCAAAACAATAAAGAATTAGATGAGTTAAATAAAAAAGTTGAAAAATCAGCAGATGGTCAAGGTTATGTAGCTAACTTAGCTAAGAAGAACATGACAACTGTTAAAGCTGAATTGCAACAGTTTAGCCAGGCTGGACAAGCTGTTATGATCATGATTGGTAAACAAATGTTGCCAGTTATATCAGAAGCCGCAGTTAAAATGGCTAAAGCCTTCAATTCAAAAGAAGGCCAAGATGGATTAAAGAAAATAGCTGACGGCGTAGCTTGGGTAGGCGATAAGTTAGTTGGCTTAGTTGAGTATATTGGCACACATACTGGTCAAATAAAAGCCTTTGCAGAGGTTTTTGCTGGTATATGGGCTTTTAAAAAGATAAGTGACACAATAGGTTGGATTAAAACAGCTATTGGCACTTATAAAGAATTTAACGGTGTCTTAAAAACAACCGCAGCATTAAATACAGCTGCCAACGCTACTGGTTCAGTAGGTGGTAAAGCGGGCGCGACTACGATGGTTGAAACTGCTGCAACTACAAGAGCTGCCGGAGCAGGAGGCGGATTAGCAACAGTATCTACTGGAGCAAAAGTCGCTAGTGTTGCCAGTAAGGTTGTTTCAGGATTAGGTATAGCATTAACTGCAGCTGATGTAGGTGGAAGTATCGCAACTGCTATCAGTTCTAAAAAGTCTAGTGATAAAATCAGTGCTGCATCTAAGGGTGCCGGCGCTGTCATAGGCGGTGGTATCGGAGCTATATTAGGAAGTATTATCCCCGGGGCTGGAACAATGGCTGGTGCTGCAATCGGCGCGGGTATTGGTGATTCGTTAGGAAGTACTAAGACAGCTCAATCAATTACGAAAAAGCTTAATAAAGCATTAAAAAAGGCTTTTTCAGATAATAAGATAACTATCAAAGCACCGAAAGTTGATGCTAAGGATGCTTATTCAGATTTGAATAAAGCTTCTAAAAAATATTATTCTGAAAAGCAAAAGCAAGATTTACAGGATATTAAGCTATTAAAGAAAAACGGTTATCTTACTGAACAAGAATATCAAGATAGATTAAAAACTATCAAAGAAGAAGGTAAAAAGGCTAATAGTGTTGAAAAACTAAGTCAATCTGATAGAACAGCACTGACAAAATATTATTCACAGCAACGCCAAAAGCTTGAAACTTCATATAATAAAACTAAGCAAAAAGACAGCAATAAATGGGATAGCATTATTGCTAAAGATGCTGCTAAGTATGGAGAAAATTCTTTACAAGTTCAAAAGGACTATAAAAAGAAAGAGCAAGCACTTGCTAAGGACGATCAGGCTAAGAAAAAGGCTGTTAATAAACTAACTGTCAAAAACGCAACTGAAACAACTGTTGAAGAAGCTAAACTGCACACAACTTTGACCGGGAAAATTAAGTTATCTAACAACGAGCAAGTAAAGTTGATGGATAAATTAACCAAGGATAAAGGACGGCTAACTAATAAACAGTTACAGGATATTACTTCTAAGTCTAAAGAAGAATATAACAACGTTAAAAAGTACGCTGACAAAAAGCTGGCTGCTGCACAAAAGGCTGCTGATGAACAACTCAAAAAGGTTACTAAAGCCGCTGACAAACAACGTGATAACGTCGTTAACGCTGCTAAAAATCAGTACAAAGATGCTAAAAATGCAGCTGATAAGCAACGTGATGACACGATAAAAGCATCTGAAAATCAATTCAAAGGGAATAGTCAATGGGCTAAAGACCAACGTAAAAATGTTAGAGATTCAGCTAACAAGCAACATGATGAAACGGTTAAAGCTGCTAAAGACCAAAGAGATAAGACGGTTGATTCAGCAAATAAACAACATGATGATATTGTCGGTAAGGCAACTAGTCAGAGAAACAAAACATCAAATGCTGCAACGCAACAGCGAAATGAAGTTGTTGATAAGGCATATAAACAAAAAGATAGCGTCCTTGATGCTGCTGGTAAACAAGGTAACGGCGTAGTTAATAAGGCTGTTCTTCAAGCTAACGGTTCTATGGAAGCTGCTTCAAAGCAAGCCAAAGGAACGCACAGCATTTGGAAAGGATTAGGCGATTTCTTTAATGGCTTAGTCAAAGGATTTGGTATTAAAAGCGTTGATGTTAAAAGTGGTGGTGATTTTGGATATAAGCCTGCTACGATGCAAGCATTCGCTACTGGTTCTCGAGGCGTATCCGGTGGAAAAGCGCTTGTCGGTGAAGCTGGGGTTGAAGCAAGGTATTCTCCTTACTCGGGTAAAGTTGATTTTCTAGGTACCAACGGTGCTCAGGTTGTTAATCTTAACCCTGGTGACAAAATTTTAAATGCTAATGATACAGCTAAGCTATTCCAAGGCGGTTTAGGCAAAACATTACCAGGGTACGCTAAGGGTACATCATCGATTGAATCATTTTTATCTTCTATGACTAAGGGCGCTTCTGATATTTGGGATGATGTTTCAGATGCGACTAGTGAAGCAATGGAAAAATTAACCAATCCTGTTAAAACATTAACTGATATGGCGTCTAAGATCTTTGATGTCAATAAACTAGAAGTCGGTGATACAGGTCACAACTCATCTAGTGGAATGGTTAAAACGAGTATCGAAGATGGCTTTGGTAAGATGCTGTCAAAACTCAAGTCTGGGTTTGAATCAAGTGGAAATGCAGGCGGAGGAAAAGGTGCACCAAGTGGTGCAGGCGTTACTAGATGGCGTTCACAGGTTGTAGATGCCTTAAAGGCTAACGGACTTTCAACAAGTTCTTCAATGGTCGATAAGGTGTTACGTCAGATTCAAACTGAATCAGGTGGTAACGAGAAGGCTGTACAGGGTAACATTGGTGACGTTAACAACGCATCAGGTGACCTAGCTAAGGGGTTGATGCAAGTCATTAGTGCTACATTTAATGCCTATAAGTTCCCAGGACACAGCAATCCATTTAATGGTTATGATTCTTTGCTAGCTGGTTTAGCTTATGCGAAAAATCGTTATGGATCTAATTTATCATTCTTAGGTCAAGGACATGGCTACGCAAACGGCACTATCACCAACACACCACATATAGCAAATATTGCAGAGGGTGGAATGACAGAGGCGGTAATTCCTTGGGATTTGTCTAAAAAATCTCGAGCAATGGAATTGTTGGGTGAAACAGTCACTCATTTTGCACAAAATACTAGTTCTAATACAAATGTTGCTGAAAGTTCAGATAACAATCTATCAAATATGATTGAAGCTACTAATAAAACTCTAAATAGTGTTGTTGAGTTATTGGCGGGCATCTTAGGTCAAACTACAGAGGCTAACCAGTCAGTAGATGATATTGCTATGAATAAGTTTTCTAAAGCTGTGATTGCTAGAGCGGTTAGATCAGCTAATTAA
- a CDS encoding phage distal tail protein domain-containing protein: MSMFVLNNARGESVDLNSENLFGNTPTGLGTVFTNTYSQYESYFKATKINIQQGQMQLNILFGDVESRSYQTFSQFSTFLSFQPLTLLYKTGVDTWHRDARLTSLTKTEIGGTTVLQTDKLFEQFTIEFINPWYNNKQGRYKTYNIDTGLSIYGSGFFNEQGDFNQNLILQSSGENASADSRPNLSGVTNNNINSTIVYDSDAITLNYTGTGSTEWYYGLAEAWANMSDSVLSFDKTYTISVDVKGTVPGVAFRVSNTFSPTTKISNDTWTRAVYTFSILNLSGDNLNKFYIRLNAMASSNTSGFVKGQTLRFRHFKLEEGNTATAYTSAPEDGVTDANMKYGFGFMGVAYDDENGNKPYVDEAQVDITSIE; encoded by the coding sequence ATGAGTATGTTCGTGCTAAATAACGCACGTGGTGAAAGTGTTGATTTAAATTCTGAAAATTTATTTGGTAACACACCAACAGGATTGGGAACGGTGTTTACAAACACTTACAGTCAATATGAAAGTTATTTTAAAGCAACTAAAATAAATATTCAGCAAGGACAGATGCAATTAAATATATTGTTTGGGGATGTTGAAAGTCGAAGTTACCAAACCTTTAGTCAGTTCTCCACATTCTTATCTTTTCAGCCATTGACATTGCTGTATAAAACCGGTGTTGATACTTGGCATCGCGATGCAAGATTGACCAGTTTAACTAAGACAGAAATAGGCGGAACGACAGTATTACAAACCGATAAATTATTTGAGCAGTTTACAATAGAGTTCATTAACCCTTGGTATAACAACAAACAAGGTAGATATAAGACGTATAACATTGACACAGGTTTGAGCATTTATGGCTCAGGCTTTTTTAATGAACAAGGTGACTTTAATCAGAACTTGATACTACAATCATCAGGTGAAAACGCATCAGCTGATTCAAGACCTAATTTATCAGGTGTAACCAATAATAATATCAACTCAACAATTGTATATGACAGTGATGCTATTACATTGAATTACACGGGTACAGGTTCTACAGAATGGTACTACGGACTAGCAGAAGCATGGGCTAATATGAGTGATTCAGTCCTCAGTTTTGACAAGACGTACACAATTTCAGTCGATGTAAAAGGTACAGTTCCAGGTGTGGCATTCAGGGTAAGTAATACATTTTCACCTACCACAAAGATTAGTAATGACACATGGACTAGAGCAGTTTATACGTTTAGTATCCTTAACTTATCAGGTGATAATTTAAATAAGTTTTACATTCGATTAAATGCAATGGCATCAAGTAACACATCAGGATTCGTTAAGGGTCAAACACTTAGATTCAGGCACTTTAAGTTAGAAGAGGGTAACACGGCAACAGCTTATACAAGTGCCCCAGAAGACGGTGTAACAGATGCAAACATGAAATATGGATTTGGATTCATGGGCGTTGCTTATGACGATGAAAACGGTAATAAGCCTTACGTTGATGAGGCACAAGTAGACATAACAAGTATTGAATAA
- a CDS encoding phage tail protein, whose protein sequence is MATQGIVTSYFGLIDNATGQLIKGADGLSDTGIYEADGHQDATAEGATQIQIQNLGTAPTLQYSNNKAKRSTKARSYPTAEFTMLDLGFEAKQKLLGKIQTTSKGFVDGEKEAHVAAITVTQTLDKQHKIYYAFANGTMIEGNKTLGTNTNNGTDSNDVMTLTTMNPVVDTQFGGEPYQVASDLVDGFTLDALMAETFPGYSKPTDGTTGQ, encoded by the coding sequence ATGGCAACACAAGGTATTGTTACCTCATATTTCGGATTAATTGACAATGCAACAGGTCAATTAATAAAAGGCGCTGATGGTTTGAGCGACACAGGCATCTATGAAGCAGACGGCCATCAAGATGCCACTGCTGAAGGTGCTACTCAAATTCAAATTCAGAACTTGGGTACTGCACCAACCTTGCAATACTCAAACAATAAGGCCAAACGTTCAACTAAGGCTCGTTCATATCCAACAGCCGAATTTACAATGCTTGATCTAGGATTTGAAGCTAAGCAAAAGCTGCTTGGTAAAATCCAAACAACAAGCAAAGGCTTTGTTGATGGTGAAAAAGAAGCGCACGTAGCGGCGATCACTGTGACACAAACATTGGATAAGCAACATAAAATATATTATGCCTTTGCTAACGGGACAATGATCGAAGGAAACAAGACGTTGGGTACAAACACTAACAACGGAACTGATTCAAACGACGTTATGACTTTAACGACAATGAATCCCGTTGTTGATACTCAATTCGGGGGTGAGCCATACCAAGTTGCATCTGATTTGGTAGATGGATTTACACTTGATGCGTTAATGGCAGAAACCTTCCCTGGCTATTCAAAACCAACTGATGGCACAACAGGTCAATAA
- a CDS encoding GH25 family lysozyme — protein MNKLKRWVVASIGAVAFFGAMITGVSANTNGIDVASYQGDTANYFNSFKQVGDNFTMVKLGGRGGGEGAHYSNPKAYAQIHNADAVGMQTGGYFWAQVGDSVSEATYSAQLAVQDAQNAGLAKGSYIAMDYEAGAGANKANNTTAILAFMDQIYASGYKPMFYSYTSYVNSYVDLSRINARYPNALWLAWYLTTAHQATPPMQYFPNYSNVKIWQYADNHYGVDGNVMVVGSLDNNKPAEQVASKPSQSTNTPSTPAKTQYATFSGVYVADYWTKYNNKMYGVNIDMSIKPIDYNNYIPISAMTLTDKYGNKLSNQYIQGNNGRMEYFTLNGKYKVISQTATTINVEIGGEPVSMMKAFATIK, from the coding sequence TTGAATAAATTAAAACGATGGGTAGTCGCTTCAATCGGAGCGGTTGCCTTTTTTGGTGCAATGATCACAGGCGTGTCAGCTAATACTAATGGCATTGATGTTGCCAGTTATCAAGGTGATACAGCAAATTATTTCAATTCGTTTAAGCAAGTTGGCGATAACTTTACTATGGTTAAGCTAGGTGGACGAGGTGGCGGTGAGGGTGCTCATTATAGTAACCCGAAAGCCTACGCACAGATTCACAACGCTGATGCAGTTGGTATGCAAACAGGCGGTTACTTCTGGGCACAAGTAGGTGACTCGGTGAGTGAAGCTACTTATTCAGCTCAGTTAGCCGTTCAAGATGCACAAAATGCAGGGCTAGCCAAAGGTTCATACATCGCAATGGATTATGAAGCAGGCGCTGGTGCAAACAAGGCCAATAATACAACGGCTATTCTAGCGTTCATGGATCAGATTTACGCCTCTGGGTATAAGCCTATGTTTTATAGCTACACTAGCTATGTGAACTCATACGTTGATTTAAGTCGTATTAACGCTCGTTATCCTAACGCTTTGTGGTTAGCTTGGTACTTAACTACAGCACATCAAGCAACACCACCTATGCAATATTTCCCTAACTATTCCAACGTGAAGATTTGGCAATACGCTGATAATCACTACGGAGTTGACGGCAACGTCATGGTGGTTGGTTCATTGGATAACAACAAGCCAGCTGAGCAAGTTGCTTCTAAGCCAAGTCAATCAACTAACACGCCAAGTACACCAGCTAAGACACAATACGCAACCTTCAGTGGTGTATATGTTGCTGATTACTGGACTAAGTACAATAACAAAATGTACGGTGTCAACATTGATATGAGTATCAAGCCTATTGATTACAACAACTATATTCCTATTTCAGCTATGACATTGACTGATAAATATGGTAATAAGTTGAGTAATCAATATATTCAAGGCAACAACGGACGTATGGAGTACTTCACTTTGAACGGTAAGTACAAAGTGATTAGTCAAACAGCAACAACTATCAATGTTGAAATTGGCGGCGAACCAGTCAGCATGATGAAGGCGTTTGCCACAATCAAATAA
- the rnjA gene encoding ribonuclease J1, whose amino-acid sequence MTYSVDIKPNEVAVYALGGLGEIGKNTYGIEYQNEIIVVDAGIKFPEDELLGIDYVIPDYTYLVDNIDRVKALVITHGHEDHIGAIAYFLQAVNVPVYAGPLAMALIKNKLEEKQMLNRVELHEITDGSVLEFDQLSVEFFRTTHSIPDVFGVAVHTPVGTIVETGDFKFDLTPTTKQPPNLWSMARIGENGVLLMMSDSTNAERPEWTKSEAWVAKSVNHIFDKIQHGRIIFATFASNMNRVRMATDAAIAHGRKIAVFGRSMESAVTNGRALGYLNIPDDMLVEQSEIKHIPDDELLILSTGSQGEPMAALARIAEGTHKQIRLKPKDNVIFSSSPIPGNTASVNAVINKLQEGGANVIYGKVNNIHTSGHGGQEEEKLMIALLKPKFFMPVHGEYRMLKVHASLAHELEVPEDHTFILENGDVLALDGENARVAGHFPGDDTYIDGSGIGDIGSVVLHDRQKLSQDGLVVVTATIDLKKKEILSGPDILSRGFVYMRESGDLINEGRRVIFSTMRRVMNSSNNSESDIRQAVIDDLSRFLFKETARKPMIMPMLILV is encoded by the coding sequence ATGACATATTCTGTAGATATCAAACCTAACGAAGTCGCAGTTTATGCGCTAGGCGGTTTAGGCGAGATTGGTAAGAACACGTACGGTATCGAGTACCAAAATGAAATTATCGTCGTCGACGCGGGCATTAAGTTCCCAGAAGACGAATTGCTCGGTATTGATTACGTTATTCCTGACTATACTTATTTAGTTGATAATATCGATCGCGTTAAAGCACTGGTTATCACCCACGGACACGAAGACCATATCGGTGCAATCGCCTACTTTTTGCAAGCTGTTAATGTTCCAGTTTACGCTGGCCCATTAGCAATGGCATTAATTAAGAACAAACTCGAAGAAAAACAGATGCTTAATCGCGTCGAACTTCATGAAATTACTGATGGCTCAGTACTGGAATTTGATCAGTTAAGTGTCGAGTTTTTCCGTACCACTCACTCTATACCTGACGTATTTGGTGTAGCTGTACACACACCAGTTGGGACTATTGTAGAAACTGGTGATTTTAAGTTTGATCTGACACCAACTACTAAGCAGCCACCTAACCTTTGGTCAATGGCACGTATTGGCGAAAATGGTGTATTACTCATGATGAGTGATTCAACCAATGCTGAACGCCCTGAATGGACGAAGTCAGAAGCATGGGTAGCAAAATCTGTTAACCATATATTTGATAAAATTCAACATGGACGTATTATATTTGCAACGTTTGCTTCTAATATGAACCGTGTTCGCATGGCTACAGATGCAGCTATTGCACATGGGCGTAAAATTGCGGTATTTGGCCGTTCAATGGAATCAGCTGTTACTAATGGTCGTGCCTTGGGATATCTAAATATCCCTGATGATATGCTGGTCGAACAATCAGAAATCAAACATATTCCTGACGATGAATTACTTATTCTATCAACTGGTTCTCAAGGTGAACCGATGGCTGCCCTGGCACGAATTGCTGAAGGAACACATAAGCAAATTCGTTTGAAGCCAAAAGACAATGTTATTTTCTCCTCTTCACCAATTCCAGGTAATACAGCATCTGTAAACGCTGTTATTAATAAATTACAAGAAGGTGGCGCTAATGTCATCTACGGTAAAGTTAATAACATCCACACTTCTGGTCACGGTGGTCAAGAAGAAGAAAAGTTAATGATTGCTTTGTTGAAGCCTAAATTTTTCATGCCTGTTCACGGTGAATATCGTATGTTAAAAGTCCACGCTTCATTAGCACATGAGCTAGAAGTACCAGAAGACCATACTTTCATTTTAGAAAATGGTGATGTCTTGGCTCTGGATGGTGAAAATGCACGCGTTGCTGGACATTTCCCTGGCGATGACACATACATTGACGGATCAGGAATCGGTGATATCGGTTCAGTTGTGTTACATGATCGTCAAAAGCTGTCACAAGATGGCTTAGTTGTTGTTACTGCAACAATCGATTTGAAAAAGAAAGAGATTTTATCTGGACCAGATATTTTATCACGTGGTTTTGTCTATATGCGTGAATCTGGCGATTTGATTAATGAAGGTCGACGTGTCATTTTCAGCACAATGCGCCGCGTTATGAATAGTTCAAACAATAGCGAGTCAGATATTCGTCAAGCTGTTATTGATGACTTGTCTCGTTTCCTATTCAAAGAAACAGCTCGCAAACCAATGATTATGCCAATGCTAATTTTGGTTTAA
- a CDS encoding DNA-directed RNA polymerase subunit epsilon produces MIYKIYYQEHPERNPKRETTISMYIEAESLPQAREIIEENTEYNVEFIEELSDKAVTYEKANPNFEVTTF; encoded by the coding sequence ATGATTTATAAAATTTACTACCAAGAACACCCTGAACGCAATCCAAAGCGTGAAACAACAATTTCAATGTACATTGAGGCCGAAAGTTTGCCACAAGCACGTGAAATTATTGAAGAAAACACAGAATACAATGTGGAGTTTATCGAAGAATTATCTGATAAGGCTGTAACTTATGAAAAGGCCAATCCTAACTTCGAAGTTACAACATTCTAA